One part of the Coffea eugenioides isolate CCC68of unplaced genomic scaffold, Ceug_1.0 ScVebR1_1829;HRSCAF=2755, whole genome shotgun sequence genome encodes these proteins:
- the LOC113755898 gene encoding indole-3-pyruvate monooxygenase YUCCA6-like, with product MDYLREIEGKRLHDRNPNEKMMMKSSRCVCVSGPIIVGAGPSGLAAAACLKVKGVRSVVLERSHCIASLWQLKTYDRLRLHLPKQFCELPLMPFPEGFPTYPTKQQFIQYLEAYARKFDINPSFNQSVVSAEYDQVLGLWRVRTVGLKKEETEYVCPGLIVATGENAEPVVPDIEGMKDFGGDILHTSLYKKGGDFGGKRVLVVGCGNSGMEVCLDLCNHNASPTLVVRDTVHVLPREMLGKSTFGLSMWLLKWLPMRLVDGFLLIVSRLLLGDTARYGLHRPQMGPLQLKNLSGKTPVLDVGTLAKIKAGDIKVSPGIQRLRPLSAEFVNGKTEKFDAIILATGYKSNVPSWLKVLFPLAFNFVS from the exons ATGGACTACTTGAGggaaattgaaggaaaaaggCTACACGATCGCAACCCGAATGAAAAGATGATGATGAAATCTTCCAGGTGTGTTTGTGTTTCTGGACCGATCATCGTCGGTGCCGGACCATCAGGACTAGCAGCAGCAGCTTGCCTGAAAGTAAAAGGTGTCCGAAGTGTTGTTTTAGAGAGATCTCATTGCATAGCTTCTTTGTGGCAGCTCAAGACTTATGATCGCCTTAGACTTCACCTACCAAAGCAATTTTGCGAGCTTCCCTTGATGCCTTTTCCAGAGGGCTTCCCAACTTATCCAACTAAACAGCAGTTTATTCAGTACCTGGAAGCTTATGCAAGAAAGTTTGACATTAATCCGAGTTTCAATCAATCTGTAGTGAGTGCTGAGTATGATCAAGTTCTCGGGCTATGGCGGGTAAGGACGGTGGGATTGAAGAAAGAGGAGACTGAGTACGTTTGCCCGGGGTTGATAGTGGCCACCGGAGAAAATGCCGAACCTGTAGTGCCAGATATTGAAGGGATGAAGGACTTCGGAGGGGATATATTGCACACAAGTTTGTATAAAAAGGGAGGTGATTTCGGAGGGAAAAGGGTTTTGGTTGTTGGCTGTGGAAATTCAGGAATGGAGGTTTGTTTGGATCTCTGCAATCATAATGCTAGTCCAACACTTGTAGTCAGAGATACA GTGCACGTCTTACCAAGGGAGATGCTAGGAAAATCAACTTTCGGGCTGTCCATGTGGTTGCTCAAGTGGCTGCCCATGCGTCTTGTGGATGGTTTCTTGTTGATTGTGTCGAGGCTCCTGCTCGGGGACACCGCAAGATATGGCCTTCATCGCCCGCAAATGGGGCCGCTTCAGCTAAAGAATTTGTCCGGAAAGACACCGGTGCTGGATGTTGGGACACTGGCCAAGATCAAGGCTGGAGACATCAAG GTAAGTCCTGGCATTCAAAGACTGAGGCCACTTTCAGCAGAATTTGTGAATGGAAAAACAGAGAAATTCGATGCAATCATCCTAGCAACTGGTTACAAAAGCAATGTGCCTTCTTGGCTAAAGGTACTTTTCCCTCTTGCTTTTAACTTTGTTTCTTGA